One Acidiferrobacter thiooxydans DNA window includes the following coding sequences:
- the lepB gene encoding signal peptidase I, with amino-acid sequence MLLDDFSEWLVGLLFLSGILWAIDAVVRKDKTKRPPLYAEYARSFFPVILVVLLIRSFVVEPFRIPSGSMIPTLHVGDFILVNKFAYGLRLPILHTKILSVGEPKRGQVVVFRYPKNPSIDYIKRIVGLPGDHIAYINKQLYINGKLIPHYHKRPYLYTEQNGQVLEAYRYTEKLGKIKHHIILIPGLTQKPMHFVVPPHEYFVLGDNRDLSDDSRYWGYVPQRNLVGQAFLIWFSWNTAHGGGVDWKRIGRSIP; translated from the coding sequence ATGCTGCTCGACGACTTTTCGGAGTGGCTCGTCGGCCTGCTCTTTTTGAGTGGCATCCTGTGGGCGATCGATGCCGTGGTGCGCAAGGACAAGACCAAGCGGCCGCCGCTGTATGCCGAGTATGCGCGGTCGTTCTTCCCGGTCATCCTGGTGGTGCTTTTGATCCGGTCGTTTGTAGTCGAACCGTTTCGCATCCCGTCTGGGTCCATGATTCCGACCCTGCACGTCGGCGACTTCATTCTCGTGAACAAGTTCGCCTACGGTCTGCGGCTGCCGATCCTGCACACCAAGATCCTGTCGGTGGGCGAGCCCAAGCGTGGGCAGGTCGTGGTATTCCGTTATCCGAAGAACCCGTCGATCGACTATATCAAGCGCATCGTCGGGCTCCCGGGGGATCACATTGCCTATATCAATAAGCAGCTCTATATCAACGGTAAGCTGATCCCGCATTATCACAAGCGGCCTTACCTGTATACCGAGCAAAATGGTCAGGTCCTGGAGGCCTATCGGTATACGGAGAAGCTCGGAAAGATCAAGCATCACATCATCCTGATCCCGGGGCTCACCCAAAAGCCCATGCATTTTGTCGTGCCGCCGCACGAGTATTTCGTGTTGGGCGATAATCGGGATTTGAGCGATGATAGCCGTTACTGGGGCTACGTCCCGCAAAGGAACCTGGTTGGCCAAGCGTTCCTCATCTGGTTTAGCTGGAATACGGCGCATGGCGGCGGCGTGGATTGGAAGCGGATAGGGCGTAGCATCCCCTAA
- a CDS encoding DUF4845 domain-containing protein — MAWRTERGASLWSALICVIVIGFWVFLGFKIGPSYLDNWQIEKALASVAKQPGAASMGRSELRAALRREFSVGYVSHVSVHRDLHFQRTAQGGRVMVFLYHVHIPIMANIAADLRFDDRHAVTGR, encoded by the coding sequence ATGGCGTGGCGAACGGAGCGCGGTGCGTCGTTATGGAGTGCGCTGATATGCGTGATCGTCATCGGATTCTGGGTGTTTCTGGGCTTCAAGATCGGGCCGTCCTATCTGGACAATTGGCAGATCGAGAAGGCGCTTGCGAGTGTCGCCAAGCAGCCGGGGGCGGCATCCATGGGGCGCAGCGAACTGCGCGCCGCCTTGCGGCGGGAGTTCTCGGTAGGCTACGTAAGCCATGTCTCGGTGCACAGGGATCTGCATTTCCAGCGTACCGCGCAGGGGGGGCGCGTCATGGTCTTCCTTTACCATGTGCATATACCCATCATGGCTAATATTGCCGCGGATCTGCGCTTCGACGACCGACATGCGGTGACCGGCCGTTGA
- the rnc gene encoding ribonuclease III — translation MTGEARLLQRWGYVFRDPERLTQALTHRSYGACNNERLEFLGDAVVNLAMADALSARFPDLTEGELTRLRVRLVRTETLAAVAREIGLGGFLRLGGGELKSGGFDRDSILADALEAVVGAVYQDGGYEAARAMLLDLFAGRLSGIEVHAQVKDAKTALQEFLQARGRERPRYDLVGVTGQDHEQHFEVACLVAGLAPVHGRGATRRHAEQEAARLALKRLGGP, via the coding sequence TTGACCGGGGAGGCGCGACTGTTACAGCGCTGGGGATACGTGTTTCGCGATCCCGAGCGGCTCACCCAGGCGCTGACCCACCGCAGTTACGGGGCATGCAACAATGAGCGCCTGGAGTTTTTGGGGGACGCCGTCGTGAATCTGGCCATGGCCGATGCCCTGTCCGCGCGCTTTCCCGATCTTACCGAAGGGGAACTGACGCGGCTGCGCGTGCGCCTGGTGCGTACCGAGACCCTGGCGGCGGTGGCGCGCGAGATCGGTCTGGGAGGCTTTTTGCGGCTCGGCGGCGGGGAATTGAAGAGCGGCGGCTTCGACCGTGACTCGATCCTGGCGGATGCCTTGGAGGCGGTTGTCGGGGCCGTGTATCAGGACGGCGGCTACGAGGCCGCGCGCGCCATGCTGCTCGATCTCTTTGCCGGCCGGCTATCGGGGATCGAGGTCCATGCGCAGGTCAAGGACGCCAAGACCGCCCTCCAGGAGTTTCTGCAGGCGCGGGGCCGCGAGCGGCCGCGTTACGATCTCGTGGGTGTGACCGGACAGGATCACGAACAACACTTCGAGGTCGCCTGCCTGGTGGCTGGGCTTGCGCCGGTGCACGGCCGAGGCGCGACCCGTCGTCATGCCGAACAGGAGGCCGCGCGGTTGGCGCTGAAGCGGTTGGGCGGCCCATGA
- the era gene encoding GTPase Era — MSAYRSGTIAVFGRPNVGKSTLINRLLGHKLLITSPKPQTTRHRILGIKTTADAQFLYLDTPGLVWGGKGALARQMDGATASALAEADCLVLVAACPRLQDDDERALDFVKGLRGDRPLILALNKVDRMAHKEALLPLLAALAERRIATEIVPLSARDGSNVEALEAVIARALPEREALYPEDQLSDRSDRFVAAEFVREQVFRRFAQEIPYVTTVDIESFREEKHLVRIEAIIYVEKEGQKAILVGQGGAGLKAVGSAARRALERHLGRKVYLGLWVKVRGGWSDDARALQSLGYGSDN, encoded by the coding sequence ATGAGCGCCTACCGGAGTGGCACGATCGCGGTCTTCGGGCGCCCCAATGTCGGTAAGTCGACGCTCATAAATCGCCTGCTCGGGCACAAGCTTTTGATCACCTCCCCGAAGCCGCAGACCACCCGCCATCGCATCCTCGGGATCAAGACCACCGCGGACGCGCAATTTTTGTATCTCGACACCCCGGGCCTCGTGTGGGGCGGAAAGGGGGCCTTGGCGCGGCAGATGGATGGTGCCACGGCCTCGGCGCTCGCCGAGGCCGACTGCCTGGTGTTGGTGGCGGCCTGCCCGCGACTGCAGGACGATGATGAGCGGGCGCTCGATTTCGTGAAGGGCCTGCGCGGCGACCGCCCGCTGATCCTGGCCTTGAACAAGGTCGACCGCATGGCGCACAAGGAGGCCTTGCTGCCGCTTTTGGCAGCGCTCGCCGAGCGCCGTATCGCCACCGAGATCGTGCCCCTGTCGGCGCGCGATGGCAGCAATGTCGAGGCCCTGGAGGCGGTGATCGCGCGCGCTCTACCGGAGCGCGAGGCACTCTATCCCGAGGATCAGTTGAGTGACCGCAGCGACCGCTTCGTGGCCGCCGAATTCGTGCGCGAGCAGGTGTTCCGGCGGTTTGCCCAGGAGATCCCCTATGTGACGACCGTGGACATCGAATCGTTTCGTGAGGAAAAACATCTGGTTCGCATCGAAGCGATAATCTATGTCGAAAAGGAGGGCCAGAAGGCGATCCTGGTGGGGCAGGGCGGGGCCGGCCTCAAGGCGGTGGGCAGTGCCGCCCGGCGAGCGCTCGAGCGCCATCTCGGACGCAAGGTCTATCTCGGGCTGTGGGTGAAGGTGCGGGGTGGCTGGTCCGATGATGCGCGCGCCTTGCAAAGCCTGGGTTATGGGAGCGACAATTGA
- the recO gene encoding DNA repair protein RecO, protein MRTDSERGFVLHRYPYGETSLLLEAFTHGCGRVGLVARGVRRPGRAFAGAHLRPFQPLLLSWSGRGELGTLTRAEAPEMAIGLKGNAVWCAFYVNELVLRLLHRHEAHADLYGAYDDVLRRLAEGCCQEQALRIFEKRLLAGLGYGLALAHDAHTGEPLRAHRSYRYLPDEGPVADDGDSRGVAVKGATLIALAHEAPLDPEQLREAKSLLRVALAPLLGDKPLYTRSLFRSMQSRP, encoded by the coding sequence ATGCGCACGGACAGCGAACGCGGCTTTGTTCTGCATCGTTACCCTTATGGGGAGACGAGTCTGCTGCTTGAGGCATTCACCCATGGCTGCGGGCGCGTGGGGCTTGTGGCACGCGGTGTGCGCCGGCCCGGCAGGGCCTTCGCTGGGGCCCATCTGCGGCCCTTCCAGCCGCTGCTTCTGAGTTGGTCGGGGCGCGGGGAGCTCGGGACGCTCACGCGCGCCGAGGCCCCGGAGATGGCAATTGGGCTCAAGGGTAATGCCGTGTGGTGCGCCTTTTACGTGAATGAGCTCGTGCTGCGGCTCTTGCATCGCCACGAGGCGCATGCCGATCTTTATGGCGCGTATGACGATGTGTTGCGCAGGCTCGCGGAAGGGTGCTGCCAGGAACAGGCCTTGAGAATATTCGAGAAGCGCCTGCTAGCCGGCCTTGGATACGGATTGGCGCTTGCCCATGATGCGCACACCGGGGAACCATTGCGCGCCCACCGGAGCTACCGCTATCTCCCAGACGAGGGCCCCGTGGCCGACGACGGCGATTCCCGGGGTGTTGCGGTCAAGGGCGCGACCCTGATCGCATTGGCGCACGAGGCACCTCTCGATCCGGAGCAGTTGCGCGAGGCCAAGTCCTTGCTGCGCGTGGCGCTTGCCCCCTTGCTGGGAGATAAGCCCCTGTATACGCGCAGCCTCTTTCGCAGCATGCAGTCGCGCCCATAA
- the pdxJ gene encoding pyridoxine 5'-phosphate synthase, translating into MKLGINIDHVATLRAARKTRYPDPVQAALVAEQAGADVITLHLREDRRHIQERDVILLSGMLSARMNLEMAVTDEMLAIAARVQPQDCCLVPERREELTTEGGLDVAGAEDKVAAACARLAEAGVRVALFIDPDARQVEAAARSRAPVVEFHTGTYADSKGTEQAREYERLREAVAQARRLGLIVHAGHGLHYHNVEAVAAIPGVVELNIGHAIIARAVFTGLGPAVAEMKRLMVASASPL; encoded by the coding sequence ATGAAGCTTGGCATCAACATCGACCATGTGGCCACCTTAAGGGCGGCACGCAAGACCCGTTATCCCGACCCGGTGCAGGCCGCGCTCGTGGCCGAGCAGGCCGGGGCGGACGTGATCACCCTGCATCTGCGCGAGGACCGGCGCCATATCCAGGAGCGCGACGTGATCTTGCTCTCGGGGATGCTGAGTGCGCGCATGAATCTCGAGATGGCGGTCACAGACGAGATGCTGGCGATCGCCGCGCGCGTGCAGCCGCAGGATTGCTGCCTCGTGCCCGAACGACGCGAGGAACTGACGACCGAGGGCGGCCTCGACGTCGCAGGCGCCGAGGATAAGGTGGCGGCGGCTTGTGCGCGATTGGCCGAGGCGGGTGTGCGGGTCGCGCTTTTCATTGACCCGGATGCGCGCCAGGTCGAGGCCGCGGCGCGTTCGCGCGCGCCGGTGGTGGAGTTTCATACCGGCACCTATGCCGATAGCAAGGGGACCGAGCAGGCGCGCGAGTACGAGCGGTTGCGTGAGGCGGTGGCGCAGGCGCGTAGGCTCGGTCTTATCGTGCATGCCGGACACGGCCTGCATTACCATAATGTCGAGGCGGTGGCCGCGATCCCGGGTGTGGTCGAACTCAATATTGGGCATGCGATCATCGCGCGTGCGGTGTTTACGGGTCTCGGGCCAGCGGTGGCCGAGATGAAGCGGCTCATGGTTGCCAGCGCTTCGCCCCTGTGA
- the acpS gene encoding holo-ACP synthase → MILGIGTDIVQVARLKAGLARFGERYAHRILDDGEYGEFATSARPEHFLAKRFAAKEAAAKALGTGFRGTFGLRDIRVTHDGLGCPRLVLAGGAHAHAARLGVRAMHITLSDEADYAVAFVILEGP, encoded by the coding sequence GTGATCCTCGGGATAGGCACCGATATCGTCCAGGTGGCGCGGCTCAAGGCGGGTCTGGCGCGTTTCGGCGAGCGTTACGCGCATCGCATCCTCGATGATGGCGAATATGGCGAGTTCGCGACCAGTGCGCGCCCGGAACATTTCCTGGCCAAGCGCTTTGCCGCCAAGGAGGCCGCCGCCAAGGCCCTGGGTACCGGGTTTCGCGGGACGTTTGGCCTGCGCGACATCCGCGTGACACACGATGGCCTGGGATGCCCGCGGCTGGTATTGGCAGGCGGGGCCCACGCGCACGCCGCGCGACTCGGGGTGCGCGCTATGCACATCACCTTAAGCGACGAGGCCGACTATGCGGTGGCGTTCGTGATATTGGAGGGCCCTTGA
- a CDS encoding oxidative damage protection protein: MVQCRVLKRSAPGLERPPYPGELGQRIYDEVSQEAWRQWLDQLSVLMNDHHLNTADPDSQNDIEAMMRAFLFEGRPPVVKAAGGKK, translated from the coding sequence ATGGTTCAGTGTCGGGTCTTGAAGCGCAGCGCGCCCGGTCTTGAGCGCCCCCCCTATCCGGGCGAACTCGGCCAGCGCATCTATGACGAGGTCTCGCAAGAGGCCTGGCGCCAGTGGCTGGACCAGCTGTCGGTGCTCATGAATGACCACCATCTCAATACCGCCGACCCCGACTCCCAAAACGACATCGAGGCCATGATGCGCGCCTTCCTGTTCGAGGGGCGCCCCCCGGTCGTCAAGGCCGCCGGCGGCAAGAAGTAA
- a CDS encoding HesB/IscA family protein — translation MGQEQAVVSSMPVFPAQLTDEIQVTGPAQTKLGEIVAQAAADGVIGIRVYVSGGGCSGMTYGMVMAEAEGPRDAVWAKDGLKIFVDAVALSYLEGAEIDYTEDGEPRFLFRNVFARSGGGGACGGCGGGGCGSH, via the coding sequence ATGGGGCAAGAACAGGCGGTGGTAAGCAGCATGCCGGTGTTTCCGGCACAGCTCACAGACGAGATCCAGGTGACCGGTCCGGCGCAGACGAAACTGGGCGAGATCGTCGCGCAGGCGGCGGCGGACGGGGTCATCGGTATACGCGTCTATGTCTCGGGCGGAGGCTGCAGCGGTATGACCTATGGCATGGTGATGGCCGAGGCTGAAGGGCCGCGTGATGCCGTGTGGGCGAAGGATGGCCTGAAGATCTTCGTGGATGCGGTGGCCTTGAGCTATCTGGAGGGCGCCGAGATCGACTACACCGAGGATGGTGAGCCACGCTTCCTGTTCCGCAACGTGTTCGCGCGCTCCGGGGGTGGTGGGGCATGCGGCGGGTGCGGTGGCGGCGGGTGCGGGAGCCATTAA
- a CDS encoding ATP-grasp domain-containing protein, whose protein sequence is MRRVRWRRVREPLRRPRLLLIAPFGSYRTVPFLAAAGARADVVLVSEGAANVVSSGLPGLRLPLHDLDACERAVRQEMDRGGPFQAILGLDDWGTEVAGALATRLGLAANPPQALAIARRKDRARAVLQAAGVPVPWHRVLALDDALPALTDLPYPLVLKPVALAGSRGVMRVDDEPGLRAAIVRLRAILGRDHRAVWNRALIERFVPGFEIALEGLLVGGVLRTLAIFDKPEALDGPFFEETYYITPSRLDAATREAVRDVVERGARAYGLREGPIHAECRLNAEGIWVIEIAARTIGGLCGRLLRFGTGLSLEELIVRHALGEEVAVGARADAAGVLMIPIPGLGLLKRVEGLMAADRVPGVVEIVIDAREGQELVPLPEGASYLGFIFAEGPDPATVYEALKTAHGHLRFVLAPVWRPTLMPAGEAAADATMTATAMPRA, encoded by the coding sequence ATGCGGCGGGTGCGGTGGCGGCGGGTGCGGGAGCCATTAAGGCGACCGCGACTCCTGCTCATAGCGCCGTTCGGGTCCTACCGGACGGTGCCGTTTCTGGCCGCCGCCGGCGCACGCGCGGACGTGGTACTGGTCAGCGAGGGGGCGGCGAATGTGGTGAGCAGTGGACTCCCCGGTCTGCGCCTGCCCTTGCACGACCTCGATGCCTGCGAGCGCGCCGTGCGCCAGGAGATGGATCGCGGGGGGCCCTTTCAGGCGATCCTGGGGCTCGACGACTGGGGGACCGAGGTCGCCGGCGCGCTCGCCACGCGTCTCGGGCTTGCCGCTAACCCGCCGCAGGCGCTCGCCATCGCGCGTCGCAAGGACCGGGCGCGCGCGGTCTTGCAGGCGGCCGGCGTCCCCGTTCCGTGGCATCGGGTGCTGGCGCTCGATGATGCGCTACCGGCGCTCACCGACCTTCCCTATCCGCTGGTGTTGAAGCCGGTCGCGCTAGCGGGCAGCCGCGGGGTGATGCGCGTGGACGACGAGCCGGGGTTGCGCGCGGCGATTGTGCGGCTGCGTGCCATCCTCGGACGCGATCACCGGGCGGTATGGAACCGCGCGCTCATCGAGCGCTTCGTGCCGGGTTTCGAGATTGCGCTCGAGGGCCTGCTCGTGGGTGGCGTCTTGCGTACGCTCGCGATCTTTGACAAGCCCGAGGCCCTCGATGGACCGTTTTTCGAGGAGACCTATTACATAACCCCCTCGCGACTGGATGCCGCGACGCGTGAGGCGGTGCGCGACGTCGTGGAGCGCGGCGCGCGCGCTTATGGCCTGCGCGAAGGCCCGATCCATGCCGAGTGCCGGTTGAACGCCGAAGGCATATGGGTGATCGAGATCGCGGCGCGCACCATAGGGGGTTTGTGCGGGCGATTGCTGCGCTTCGGGACCGGGCTGTCGCTCGAGGAGCTCATCGTGCGTCACGCGTTGGGAGAGGAGGTGGCGGTGGGCGCGCGCGCGGACGCCGCGGGTGTCCTCATGATCCCGATTCCGGGGCTTGGCCTCCTGAAACGCGTCGAGGGGCTCATGGCCGCCGATCGCGTGCCGGGGGTGGTCGAGATCGTGATCGATGCCCGCGAGGGGCAGGAGCTCGTGCCGTTGCCGGAGGGGGCGAGCTATCTCGGTTTTATATTCGCCGAGGGCCCCGACCCGGCGACGGTCTACGAGGCCCTGAAGACCGCGCATGGCCACCTGCGTTTCGTGTTGGCGCCGGTGTGGCGCCCGACGCTTATGCCGGCGGGGGAAGCTGCGGCTGACGCAACCATGACTGCCACAGCGATGCCGCGAGCATGA
- a CDS encoding AI-2E family transporter: MRNAWYGRVALAALLAIGLYPLSPYFVPLFMGAVLCTVGWRVQLAVERALSLPRWGGATLHALTWLAVIVLPSWLVIQTLAAKLAPRIARWKSGAPLVTVPPQLAHARFIGPWLARHLHKLNANVLVHYLGNHSDLIKASLGHVWIFLLHTLIASAVVFSLALRGEKMRAELIWVAETLWGPRGQQVLTAAADAARSVMLGVIGVGLVEGGLIGLSYGLAGMPLWSIWLIATALLSAIPFGAGAVLALVCGWLMLTGHVFAGLLTAAWGAAVITAADLLLRPLVTGKESSVPFMALLLSILGGAKVFGLVGVIAGPLLIMLAASLWQSWLRQPQLPPPA; this comes from the coding sequence ATGCGCAACGCCTGGTACGGGCGTGTGGCGCTCGCGGCCTTGCTGGCCATCGGGCTCTACCCTTTGAGCCCCTACTTCGTGCCGCTTTTCATGGGGGCGGTCTTGTGTACCGTGGGTTGGCGCGTACAGCTCGCCGTCGAACGCGCCTTAAGCCTGCCGCGCTGGGGCGGGGCCACGCTGCATGCCTTGACCTGGCTTGCGGTCATCGTGCTGCCATCCTGGCTTGTCATCCAGACGCTCGCCGCCAAACTCGCGCCGCGCATCGCGCGCTGGAAGAGCGGCGCGCCGCTCGTGACCGTGCCCCCGCAACTCGCCCATGCACGCTTCATCGGGCCGTGGCTCGCGCGGCACCTCCATAAGCTCAATGCCAACGTCCTCGTCCATTATCTCGGCAATCACTCGGACCTCATCAAGGCAAGCCTCGGGCATGTTTGGATCTTTCTGCTGCATACCCTGATCGCGAGCGCCGTGGTGTTTTCGCTCGCCCTGCGCGGCGAGAAGATGCGTGCGGAACTGATCTGGGTCGCCGAGACCCTATGGGGTCCGCGCGGCCAGCAGGTGCTTACCGCCGCCGCCGATGCGGCGCGCTCGGTGATGCTCGGCGTCATCGGCGTGGGACTGGTCGAAGGGGGGCTCATCGGTCTTAGCTACGGGCTCGCCGGTATGCCCCTGTGGTCGATCTGGCTGATCGCCACCGCCCTGCTGTCGGCGATCCCGTTCGGTGCCGGTGCCGTACTCGCGCTGGTGTGTGGCTGGCTCATGCTCACAGGCCATGTGTTTGCCGGCCTGCTTACCGCCGCCTGGGGGGCCGCGGTCATCACCGCCGCCGATCTGCTGCTGCGTCCGCTTGTGACCGGCAAGGAGAGCTCAGTGCCGTTCATGGCTTTGCTGCTCAGCATCCTCGGCGGGGCCAAGGTATTCGGGCTGGTGGGGGTCATCGCCGGCCCCCTGCTCATCATGCTCGCGGCATCGCTGTGGCAGTCATGGTTGCGTCAGCCGCAGCTTCCCCCGCCGGCATAA
- a CDS encoding ATP-dependent RecD-like DNA helicase, translating into MALPTPWPPPEMRTKTASPKRLAGPKGATLSQRRAYLALHSFCLSPSETAGLRVLSGYAGTGKTWLAVHLIEAACQSGLRVAVCAPTHKAVSVITAKLARPVRAKVWSGTLHALLGLKLRETHEGMMRITLDRHPKTLYFEAYDLVFVDESSMVGPDLLAYIERFVRSARTRVVYIGDPGQLLPVEETPAGDERQQGLALGGPGALAPPVFASGAERHDLTEIVRQKSTGRPHPIIQLAGEIRRYIEGEAQGTFDPAAIGRYLAERRGEMPGVHLARAMHAADGAVTLRRRRPAKDIRVIAWRNRVVDERNRYIHKGLSALYGRGDGEGCDEAPFWPGETLIARETLYAFHCAVRMAERTPKAWEEALAPVEGNGSPNGADRERRDALVDLVANNTELTVTLCEPLRHPYLDIPAWRVQARAEGAEPVELFLAHDTGEYQRLVRKTWAAYRAADHRSPEDFRRAWAVTRACAPVMHAYAVTAHKAQGSTFHYALIDVADLYGMAAGGHADDYHRALYVAVTRAAEQVWLCL; encoded by the coding sequence ATGGCCTTGCCGACACCATGGCCGCCACCCGAGATGCGCACCAAGACCGCGAGCCCAAAACGCCTTGCCGGCCCGAAAGGAGCGACGTTAAGCCAGCGCCGCGCCTATCTGGCCCTGCATTCCTTCTGTCTGTCCCCCTCCGAGACCGCGGGGTTGCGGGTGCTGTCGGGCTACGCCGGCACCGGCAAGACCTGGCTGGCCGTACACCTCATCGAGGCGGCGTGCCAAAGCGGCCTGCGCGTGGCGGTGTGCGCCCCCACCCATAAGGCGGTCTCGGTCATCACCGCCAAGCTCGCGCGACCGGTGCGTGCCAAGGTCTGGTCGGGCACGCTGCATGCGCTGCTTGGCTTAAAGCTGCGCGAGACGCATGAGGGGATGATGCGCATCACCCTGGATCGCCACCCGAAGACCCTGTATTTCGAGGCGTACGATCTCGTATTCGTCGACGAATCGAGCATGGTTGGCCCGGATCTGCTGGCGTATATCGAACGGTTTGTGCGCAGCGCGCGCACGCGCGTGGTCTATATAGGAGACCCCGGGCAATTGCTACCCGTAGAGGAAACACCGGCCGGCGATGAGCGGCAGCAGGGGCTCGCCTTGGGCGGGCCGGGCGCCCTGGCGCCGCCGGTCTTCGCATCCGGGGCCGAGCGCCACGATCTCACCGAGATCGTCCGCCAAAAGTCGACCGGCCGGCCCCATCCCATCATCCAGCTGGCCGGCGAGATCCGCCGCTACATCGAAGGCGAGGCGCAAGGCACATTCGACCCCGCGGCCATCGGTCGCTATCTGGCGGAACGCCGTGGCGAAATGCCGGGGGTGCATCTGGCGCGCGCTATGCACGCCGCCGACGGGGCGGTGACCCTGCGCAGGCGACGCCCGGCCAAGGACATCCGCGTGATCGCCTGGCGCAATCGCGTGGTCGACGAACGCAACCGCTACATCCACAAGGGGCTGTCGGCGCTGTATGGGCGCGGTGACGGGGAGGGCTGTGACGAGGCGCCGTTCTGGCCGGGTGAGACCTTGATCGCGCGCGAGACCCTATACGCCTTCCACTGCGCAGTGCGCATGGCCGAGCGCACACCGAAGGCCTGGGAAGAGGCCCTGGCCCCGGTCGAGGGCAATGGATCGCCTAACGGCGCCGATCGCGAACGCCGGGACGCGCTCGTGGATCTCGTCGCCAACAATACAGAACTGACCGTGACTTTGTGCGAACCCCTGCGCCATCCCTACCTGGACATACCCGCCTGGCGCGTGCAGGCCCGGGCCGAGGGTGCCGAACCGGTCGAACTCTTCCTCGCGCACGATACCGGCGAGTACCAACGGCTGGTGCGCAAGACGTGGGCCGCTTATCGCGCCGCCGACCATCGCTCACCCGAGGACTTCCGGCGCGCGTGGGCCGTGACGCGCGCCTGTGCGCCGGTCATGCACGCCTATGCCGTGACCGCCCACAAGGCCCAGGGGAGCACCTTCCACTATGCCCTCATCGATGTCGCAGACCTCTACGGCATGGCCGCCGGCGGCCATGCCGACGATTACCATAGGGCGCTGTACGTGGCCGTCACGCGCGCCGCCGAGCAGGTCTGGCTGTGCCTGTGA
- a CDS encoding glycogen-binding domain-containing protein produces MEATTGSARRRGRQLVWALVVAGMGCAWARQVPFRLHAPHARQVLVCGSFTHWRCVALHRGRHGVFRGRLAVAPGLYEYGFRVDGHWRLGRHAPRVRDGLGGHNDLLVVGR; encoded by the coding sequence ATGGAAGCAACAACAGGAAGCGCACGGCGCCGAGGGCGACAGCTCGTGTGGGCGCTGGTGGTCGCGGGTATGGGATGCGCGTGGGCGCGGCAGGTGCCGTTTCGCCTGCACGCCCCGCACGCGCGCCAGGTACTCGTGTGCGGGAGTTTTACGCATTGGCGCTGCGTGGCATTGCATCGGGGCCGGCACGGGGTATTCCGGGGCCGCCTAGCGGTGGCGCCGGGGCTTTATGAGTACGGTTTTCGGGTCGACGGTCATTGGCGTCTGGGGCGGCACGCGCCGCGCGTGCGCGATGGCCTTGGCGGCCACAACGATCTGTTGGTGGTGGGTCGCTAG
- a CDS encoding RNA polymerase sigma factor, whose protein sequence is MEDQDHGDDEERAWIARCLAGDKTAFRPLVARYARMVHGVIARLAPEADVDDLAQQTFLAAFEHLDQYRQASRFSTWLCQIAVNKVRDEQRAARRRPELRGDDDYDGRYEEGPEDQALGREHGRRLAAALAQLGAGDRELLVLKYVMEEGFETVAEILGTSVGTAKVRALRARERLRRILNGGGMYGRRDG, encoded by the coding sequence GTGGAGGATCAGGACCATGGAGATGACGAAGAGCGTGCCTGGATCGCGCGTTGCCTGGCCGGGGACAAGACGGCGTTTCGACCGCTCGTCGCCCGGTACGCGCGCATGGTGCACGGCGTCATCGCCCGATTGGCGCCCGAGGCCGACGTCGACGACCTCGCGCAGCAGACCTTCCTGGCGGCCTTTGAGCACCTCGATCAGTACCGCCAGGCGTCGCGATTTTCGACATGGCTCTGTCAGATCGCGGTTAACAAGGTGCGTGACGAGCAGCGCGCCGCGCGTCGCCGCCCGGAGTTGCGCGGCGATGACGATTACGACGGGCGTTACGAAGAGGGGCCTGAGGATCAGGCGCTCGGGCGCGAGCATGGGCGGCGGCTTGCCGCCGCGCTCGCGCAACTGGGCGCGGGCGATCGCGAGCTTTTGGTGTTGAAGTATGTCATGGAGGAGGGCTTCGAGACGGTCGCCGAGATCCTGGGTACGAGCGTCGGGACGGCCAAGGTGCGCGCCCTGCGCGCGCGCGAGCGGTTGCGGCGGATACTGAACGGCGGTGGGATGTATGGCAGACGAGACGGATAG